In Thalassotalea sp. Sam97, a single window of DNA contains:
- a CDS encoding spinster family MFS transporter translates to MNSYSKASTPDEAAGLLDNTPKVNWRTHFTLALLALIYVFSFIDRNVIAIVMEPIRQEFGVSDTVMGFLSGIAFASLYALISLPMGQLADKGVNRRNIIAVCCSLWSLATMACGAVAQFWQLVIARMSVAVGEAGGMAPSVSMVSDLYPKNRRSLAISVMMLGPHIGLLAAMVLGGYIAQTYGWRYVFFVFGVPGILLAALLYFFTKDPRQASKQAVSETKPVEQAPLHQRLANIIKIPGMFWVCMGSGFAGLAGYGFGIWVPTFMVRHWDVSLTIAGLSFGLASGVFAACGSIFSGWYCDKRTSKDQRWQMLLPIIGIVVSFPFGIAFLFAPADLMWQVGSLAIPGAIFLVGVFSFFNSWWPTLSYAAVSHLTTDDQRATGAALLNLFVTLCGAGLGPFLTGVLSDVFSSHGEAKGLAIGLAITLCFFLVAAICYAVSVRGYVQRIKQLQQ, encoded by the coding sequence ATGAACTCATACAGCAAAGCTTCTACGCCAGACGAAGCCGCGGGATTGTTAGACAATACCCCAAAAGTTAACTGGCGCACCCATTTCACCCTTGCTTTACTTGCCTTAATTTATGTCTTTTCGTTTATTGACCGTAATGTTATCGCCATTGTTATGGAGCCCATTCGCCAAGAATTTGGTGTATCTGATACGGTGATGGGCTTTTTATCTGGTATTGCTTTTGCGAGTTTATATGCCTTGATCAGCTTACCAATGGGACAGTTGGCTGACAAAGGGGTTAATCGTCGTAATATCATAGCCGTGTGTTGTTCGCTATGGAGTTTAGCGACCATGGCGTGTGGTGCTGTTGCCCAGTTTTGGCAGTTAGTGATTGCACGTATGAGCGTTGCCGTTGGTGAAGCGGGGGGGATGGCTCCTTCTGTGTCTATGGTGTCAGATTTATATCCGAAAAATCGTCGCTCGTTAGCCATCAGTGTGATGATGCTAGGGCCTCACATTGGTTTGTTAGCCGCCATGGTGCTTGGTGGTTACATTGCCCAAACCTATGGCTGGCGTTATGTGTTTTTTGTTTTCGGTGTCCCGGGTATTTTATTAGCCGCATTATTGTATTTCTTTACCAAAGACCCTCGTCAAGCGTCCAAGCAAGCGGTTAGCGAAACTAAACCCGTAGAACAAGCACCGCTGCATCAACGTCTCGCTAATATTATTAAAATTCCAGGCATGTTTTGGGTCTGTATGGGCAGTGGTTTTGCTGGCCTTGCTGGCTATGGCTTTGGTATTTGGGTGCCAACGTTTATGGTGCGCCATTGGGACGTCTCGCTTACTATCGCCGGTTTATCATTCGGTTTAGCCAGTGGTGTTTTTGCTGCTTGTGGCTCGATTTTTTCTGGTTGGTATTGTGATAAGCGCACCAGTAAAGATCAGCGTTGGCAGATGTTGTTACCGATCATCGGTATTGTGGTGAGTTTTCCATTTGGTATTGCCTTTTTATTCGCGCCGGCGGATTTAATGTGGCAAGTCGGTAGCCTTGCTATCCCGGGTGCGATTTTCTTAGTGGGTGTCTTTTCATTCTTTAATAGCTGGTGGCCAACCTTATCGTACGCTGCCGTGAGTCATTTAACCACGGACGATCAACGCGCGACAGGCGCAGCGCTATTGAACTTGTTTGTGACCTTATGTGGTGCCGGGTTAGGTCCATTTTTAACAGGTGTGTTAAGTGATGTGTTTTCATCACATGGTGAGGCAAAAGGATTAGCAATCGGCTTAGCGATCACCTTATGTTTCTTTTTAGTTGCTGCTATCTGCTATGCCGTTAGCGTGCGTGGTTACGTCCAGCGTATCAAGCAATTACAGCAGTAA
- a CDS encoding DUF1302 domain-containing protein: MKNYNKTLVAAALSSAICAPAFAGEPIEIADGLTLSYKGTLNYSVAVRSGSPDEDNLSSGNANFDKRDLVNNSLSFLFETYLQGDGYGVVLTGSTFYDDVYHDDKFSSETKRYHGGYSRLLDAYAYTNFAVGDEGFMDIRVGSHVVAWGEALFFPSMSLAQGPSDAIKASVPGTEVRDILLPEEQISVQYEVNQDLSILAHYQFDFHETLVSTPGSYMSTSEAVGNGAYCLQPMSAETFGFPAELGVPAEFCGFAPRQADKKPDGGQWGVGVRYRPSLSTEVGVYYLNYDSRIPLPVIEPLGFTGETYPQPLPMLGFPEYVPGSYAVNYFDDIDLYGATFTTITGAASIAGEFTLKQGAPTMVNTFIPAMSADEDATYIPTPVRSDIRQFNLNSIYNFGSMLGTANTTLTSEVSYVQIDNVENGTLDPQGLTMGFIPETNKLFYTDKGIAFSASVNFAYPAITDSWDLSIPVAYSNQLKGRTITGGVGGKGDQRFSIGATFTHPVSEVQVSIKYLDYLGSTGMNPVEQKPLSDRDNLSLSVKWSF, encoded by the coding sequence ATGAAAAACTATAATAAGACATTAGTAGCAGCCGCGCTTAGTAGCGCCATATGTGCTCCCGCGTTTGCCGGCGAACCAATTGAGATCGCAGATGGTCTGACGCTTAGCTACAAAGGTACATTAAACTATTCTGTTGCGGTACGCTCTGGTAGCCCAGATGAAGACAACCTATCTTCTGGTAATGCCAATTTTGATAAGCGTGATCTGGTCAACAACAGCTTAAGCTTTTTGTTTGAAACTTATTTACAAGGCGATGGCTACGGTGTGGTATTAACCGGCTCGACCTTCTACGATGACGTTTACCACGACGATAAGTTCTCTTCGGAAACAAAACGTTATCACGGTGGCTATTCTCGCTTACTTGATGCGTATGCTTACACTAACTTTGCCGTTGGTGACGAAGGCTTCATGGATATCCGTGTTGGTAGCCACGTAGTAGCATGGGGTGAAGCGTTGTTCTTCCCGAGCATGTCGCTTGCACAAGGCCCATCAGATGCCATTAAAGCGTCGGTTCCAGGCACCGAAGTACGTGATATCTTGTTACCTGAAGAACAGATTTCTGTTCAATATGAGGTAAACCAGGACCTTTCAATTTTGGCGCATTACCAATTTGATTTCCATGAAACCTTAGTATCAACGCCGGGCTCTTACATGAGTACCAGTGAAGCGGTGGGTAACGGTGCATACTGCTTGCAACCAATGTCGGCTGAAACATTCGGTTTTCCAGCAGAGCTAGGTGTTCCTGCTGAGTTTTGTGGCTTTGCACCGCGTCAAGCTGACAAAAAGCCTGACGGCGGCCAATGGGGTGTTGGCGTACGTTACCGTCCAAGTTTAAGCACCGAAGTCGGTGTTTATTACTTGAACTATGACTCGCGTATTCCGTTACCCGTTATTGAGCCACTTGGCTTTACCGGCGAAACTTACCCGCAGCCATTACCTATGCTTGGCTTCCCTGAGTATGTACCAGGTTCATACGCAGTGAATTACTTCGATGATATTGACCTATATGGTGCAACCTTTACCACCATCACAGGCGCGGCATCAATCGCTGGTGAGTTTACTTTAAAGCAAGGTGCACCGACCATGGTTAACACCTTTATTCCAGCGATGAGTGCCGATGAAGATGCGACGTATATCCCAACGCCTGTGCGTTCAGATATTCGCCAGTTCAACCTCAACTCTATCTACAACTTTGGTAGTATGCTAGGTACGGCGAACACCACCCTGACGTCTGAAGTATCGTACGTACAAATCGACAATGTTGAGAACGGTACACTCGATCCACAAGGTTTGACAATGGGCTTTATTCCGGAAACAAACAAGCTGTTTTATACCGACAAAGGCATCGCATTTAGTGCATCAGTAAACTTCGCTTACCCTGCGATTACTGATAGTTGGGATTTGTCGATTCCTGTGGCTTATTCAAACCAGCTCAAAGGCCGCACCATCACTGGTGGTGTTGGTGGTAAAGGTGATCAACGCTTTAGCATTGGTGCAACCTTCACTCACCCGGTATCGGAAGTGCAAGTTAGCATAAAATACCTAGACTACTTAGGTAGCACCGGTATGAACCCTGTAGAGCAAAAACCACTATCAGATCGTGACAACTTGTCACTATCGGTTAAGTGGTCGTTCTAA
- a CDS encoding TonB-dependent receptor, with the protein MHNYNVLSLSVALALGSVTMAHANEEQAPVNENGKLEVIEVTAQKRVQNLQELPTAVSVFNSDSLAEKGVTDVEDLSVFAPNVQISEAPGGSNTATIAIRGSVTINPAITWEPTVGVYVDGVFVSKNVGGLFDVAAIDRVEILRGPQGTLYGKNTIGGAINIVTRQPSGEFEGEVRLGVGNYGLKDYYLTANSATINDNLSFSITANKKQRDGFQDNLSMNSEVHEFKQLDSTALRFAALYEPRDDLTLHYTFDSSDKDLTPPMGQVNIPAIMPDDSKERKDSAALDGVQYDRSKSSGHALTISWDVNDSVTLKSISATRDIDYADGNDYDGFDLLGFHTLRDVEHEQFSQELQLLGNYQGINYVGGLFYLDEESDVSNPFILGFGTVNNFYGIDAQSIAAYVHADYKISDKITVAGGIRWTEEEKDFYVEHPDDFSQFWFFPLPYTTASDTWTNVSGMASVSYELNRDAQTYVKVSQGWKAGGFNGEAANPELATKPYEDEEVVAYEWGIKSRLFDERLQANIAAFYNDVTNLQMSEFLGAYSDIQNAGSAKIKGVELETILAITDNLTANFNFSLLSSDYQEFITYNVFTGEPNDVTDSAEFPYSPEQKWSLGLNYERDVEFGYLRASVDYSYVGDHFAFHNQPSADFTRIESYRIANARITVEDIAGSAFTLSLWGQNILDEEYRINGVPMADATGTFIGGINYYGNPATYGLELSYGF; encoded by the coding sequence ATGCATAACTATAATGTGTTGAGCTTGTCAGTGGCACTTGCCCTTGGCAGTGTGACAATGGCCCACGCAAACGAGGAGCAGGCGCCGGTCAATGAAAACGGTAAGCTTGAAGTGATTGAAGTAACGGCACAAAAACGCGTGCAAAACTTGCAAGAGTTACCGACGGCGGTCTCTGTATTTAATAGTGATTCGCTTGCTGAAAAAGGTGTTACCGATGTCGAAGATTTGAGTGTGTTTGCACCTAATGTGCAAATTTCAGAAGCGCCGGGTGGCAGTAATACCGCAACCATCGCTATTCGTGGCTCGGTAACCATTAATCCCGCGATTACTTGGGAGCCCACGGTAGGCGTTTATGTTGATGGCGTATTCGTGTCAAAAAATGTTGGTGGCTTATTTGATGTGGCAGCCATTGATCGCGTAGAAATTTTACGTGGCCCACAAGGCACACTTTACGGAAAAAATACCATCGGCGGGGCGATTAATATTGTTACCCGTCAACCAAGTGGCGAATTTGAAGGTGAAGTTCGCTTAGGTGTTGGTAATTATGGCCTTAAAGATTATTATCTAACGGCAAACTCTGCGACGATTAATGACAACTTAAGTTTTAGCATTACCGCCAATAAAAAACAGCGTGATGGCTTTCAAGACAACCTGTCAATGAACTCAGAGGTACATGAGTTTAAACAATTGGACTCTACGGCACTGCGTTTTGCGGCCTTGTATGAACCTCGCGATGATTTGACCTTGCATTATACCTTCGACAGCAGCGATAAAGACCTAACGCCACCGATGGGGCAAGTCAATATTCCTGCAATCATGCCTGATGACAGCAAAGAGCGTAAAGATAGTGCGGCTCTCGATGGCGTTCAGTACGATCGCTCAAAAAGCTCTGGTCATGCGTTGACCATCAGTTGGGATGTAAATGATAGCGTCACGTTAAAGTCGATTTCTGCAACCCGTGATATCGATTACGCCGATGGTAATGATTATGATGGCTTTGACTTGTTAGGTTTTCATACCTTACGAGATGTAGAGCACGAGCAGTTTTCGCAAGAGCTGCAACTGTTGGGGAACTACCAAGGTATTAACTATGTAGGTGGCTTATTTTACCTTGATGAAGAATCAGACGTATCTAACCCGTTTATCTTAGGTTTTGGTACGGTGAACAACTTCTATGGTATTGATGCACAGTCGATTGCTGCCTACGTTCATGCCGATTATAAGATCAGCGATAAAATCACGGTTGCCGGCGGTATTCGCTGGACTGAAGAAGAAAAAGATTTCTATGTTGAACATCCGGATGATTTTAGCCAGTTTTGGTTCTTCCCATTACCATACACCACAGCCAGTGATACTTGGACCAACGTGTCAGGTATGGCGTCGGTGTCGTATGAGTTGAATCGTGATGCGCAAACCTACGTGAAAGTATCACAAGGCTGGAAAGCGGGTGGTTTTAACGGCGAAGCAGCCAACCCTGAGCTTGCCACTAAGCCGTATGAAGACGAAGAAGTTGTCGCATACGAATGGGGAATCAAGTCACGATTATTTGATGAGCGTTTGCAAGCCAATATAGCCGCTTTTTATAACGATGTAACTAACTTACAAATGTCTGAGTTCTTAGGTGCTTATTCAGATATTCAAAATGCGGGTTCAGCGAAAATTAAAGGCGTTGAGCTTGAGACGATATTGGCGATAACGGATAACCTAACGGCTAACTTTAACTTCAGTTTATTAAGCTCAGATTATCAAGAGTTTATTACCTATAACGTATTTACCGGTGAGCCAAATGATGTAACCGATAGCGCTGAGTTTCCATACAGCCCCGAGCAAAAGTGGTCGCTAGGGTTAAACTACGAGCGAGATGTGGAATTCGGTTATTTACGTGCATCGGTCGATTACAGCTATGTTGGTGATCATTTTGCCTTTCATAACCAACCATCGGCGGATTTCACTCGAATTGAAAGCTATCGCATCGCCAATGCTCGCATAACCGTAGAGGACATTGCCGGTAGCGCGTTTACGTTATCACTGTGGGGGCAAAATATCTTAGACGAAGAATACCGCATTAATGGTGTGCCGATGGCCGATGCAACAGGTACCTTTATTGGTGGTATTAATTACTATGGTAACCCAGCAACGTATGGTTTAGAGCTCAGTTACGGTTTCTAA
- a CDS encoding RND family transporter: MDHQTSSLLSRFIDACAFQLLRFRKSLGILFTLVTILASYSALNTHFSTGFNKLIPLSHDYMKAFQDHGNTFTGSNRVLINLAWQGEGDIFNAEFMKALQKATDEVFFTPGVNRTTVRSIYTPEVRYIEINEFGFTGNVVIPSRFVADEEGLKQVRSNVYKSGQIGKLVGNDVRSALIQAELLDVDPKTGERIDYAEVASHLENIRSQFESANIEVNIIGFAKVMGDVMEGLTSVLMFFVLAFVITFLLLLWYSKSLKLTSLAIVVALLPVIWLLGILPVIGYGIDPMSVLVPFLIFSIGVSHAVQMTNTWKHDVLMGESSQQAAETAFKKLAIPGIVALLANALGFMVIMIIDIPIVHELGVTACLGVALMIITNKMFMPILLSHLTLEAKVRKADAKDHDKHPIWWRLSALTESRAASYSIAVMLCLLALGTWQSRFLLTGDIGSGVPELHSDSRYNLDNDKITQSYAIGMDVLSVYVETGDREQACLDWDVMNAVDRFDFYMRGVDGVQSVQTVAGMAKLFVGGNNEGNPLWSTLHRDQNALQAGSRAASPDNGLNDSSCNVINMMVFLNDHQDATLKHVVGEINHVLAQIDVPGVTFRLAGGNAGVAVATNIAVEKAEAQMLISIFAAITLLCLVTFRSWRGVLCVITPLMLVCILCNALMATLDIGLKVATLPVIALGVGVGVDYGIYLYETMQYKLRQGFALRDSFYEAMRLRGTAAVFTAVTMSIGVGTWAFSALKFQADMGILLAFMFLVNVLGAIFLLPALAYFLRVGAKSTVAKNAKEANVQTAQAAS; encoded by the coding sequence ATTATTCACCCTGGTGACAATCCTTGCCAGCTATTCAGCGCTCAATACCCACTTTAGTACAGGTTTCAATAAGCTCATTCCGCTAAGTCATGACTACATGAAAGCGTTCCAAGATCACGGTAATACATTTACCGGCAGTAACCGGGTATTAATCAACCTAGCTTGGCAAGGCGAAGGCGATATATTCAATGCTGAATTTATGAAGGCATTGCAAAAAGCTACTGACGAAGTGTTCTTCACACCAGGTGTTAACCGTACCACGGTACGCTCTATTTATACCCCAGAGGTCCGTTACATTGAAATCAACGAATTTGGTTTTACTGGTAACGTGGTGATCCCATCGCGGTTTGTTGCTGATGAAGAGGGTCTAAAGCAAGTTCGTTCTAATGTCTATAAATCAGGTCAAATCGGTAAATTGGTTGGCAATGATGTACGTTCAGCCTTGATTCAAGCGGAGTTGCTCGACGTAGACCCGAAAACTGGTGAGCGTATTGACTACGCTGAAGTTGCCAGTCATCTCGAAAATATCCGCAGTCAATTTGAAAGCGCAAATATTGAAGTGAACATTATTGGTTTTGCTAAAGTGATGGGCGATGTTATGGAAGGTTTAACATCGGTACTGATGTTTTTCGTGCTAGCGTTTGTGATCACTTTTTTATTACTGCTTTGGTATTCAAAGTCATTAAAATTAACCAGCCTAGCAATTGTTGTCGCCTTATTACCGGTTATTTGGTTATTGGGTATTTTACCTGTGATTGGCTATGGTATCGATCCAATGTCGGTTCTGGTGCCATTCTTGATTTTCTCGATCGGCGTCTCACACGCCGTTCAAATGACCAATACTTGGAAGCATGATGTGTTGATGGGCGAAAGCTCACAGCAAGCGGCAGAAACCGCATTTAAAAAGCTCGCCATCCCGGGTATTGTAGCATTGCTTGCCAATGCGCTTGGCTTTATGGTGATCATGATCATCGATATTCCGATTGTTCACGAGTTAGGGGTAACGGCGTGTTTAGGCGTGGCGTTGATGATCATCACCAACAAAATGTTTATGCCGATTTTGTTATCTCACTTAACTCTTGAGGCAAAGGTTCGCAAAGCAGACGCAAAAGATCATGATAAACACCCCATTTGGTGGCGCTTATCTGCATTGACTGAATCGCGGGCCGCGAGCTATTCGATAGCGGTGATGTTATGTTTACTCGCACTAGGTACTTGGCAGTCACGTTTTTTGTTAACCGGTGATATTGGTAGCGGTGTACCAGAATTACACAGTGATTCGCGCTATAACTTAGATAACGACAAAATAACTCAGTCGTACGCAATTGGCATGGATGTGTTGTCGGTTTATGTTGAAACGGGTGATCGCGAACAAGCGTGCTTAGATTGGGATGTCATGAATGCGGTCGATCGCTTTGACTTTTACATGCGTGGTGTTGATGGTGTGCAGTCGGTACAAACCGTTGCGGGTATGGCGAAACTGTTTGTTGGTGGTAACAATGAAGGTAATCCATTGTGGAGTACCTTGCATCGCGACCAAAATGCCTTGCAAGCGGGTTCGCGAGCGGCATCACCTGATAATGGCCTGAATGATAGCAGCTGTAACGTCATCAATATGATGGTGTTTTTAAACGATCATCAAGATGCGACCTTGAAGCACGTTGTTGGCGAAATCAACCATGTTTTAGCGCAAATTGATGTGCCGGGTGTGACATTTCGACTGGCTGGGGGGAACGCCGGTGTCGCCGTTGCAACCAATATTGCGGTAGAGAAAGCAGAAGCGCAGATGTTAATCTCTATTTTTGCCGCCATCACCTTGTTGTGTTTAGTCACATTCCGTTCATGGCGTGGCGTATTATGTGTTATCACGCCACTGATGCTAGTGTGTATTTTGTGTAATGCCTTGATGGCAACCTTAGACATTGGCTTAAAAGTTGCGACCTTGCCAGTGATAGCCTTAGGAGTTGGCGTTGGTGTTGACTATGGTATTTACCTGTACGAAACCATGCAATATAAACTGCGTCAAGGTTTTGCATTACGTGATTCGTTCTACGAAGCGATGCGTCTGCGTGGTACGGCAGCGGTATTTACCGCGGTTACCATGTCGATTGGTGTTGGTACTTGGGCATTTTCAGCACTGAAGTTCCAAGCCGATATGGGCATCTTGCTAGCGTTTATGTTCTTGGTGAACGTATTAGGTGCGATATTCTTGTTACCGGCATTGGCGTACTTCTTGCGAGTAGGCGCAAAATCGACGGTAGCGAAAAACGCCAAAGAAGCAAATGTGCAAACGGCGCAGGCTGCGTCTTAA
- a CDS encoding Rieske 2Fe-2S domain-containing protein has protein sequence MATTKDYNLGEFTYPRGWFMIATSEQINTHKPVALTFFGREFCLYRGQESGKAILMDAYCPHMKTHLAAPNDTSYVIIDGGGTNIEGDGIRCPYHAWRFNAKGECDDIPYHDGPIPKTACVKTWPVEESLGAIWIWHDPEGGAPDYDHPTLAQWDEPDWVQWTFDDLGELEHHPQEVIDNICDYGHLSPIHGSTVQRYENEFKGVYATQRQCGPHRTLVGEDGASPILHTITTYNGPGVLISDLTGYYESVLMICHTPVTDGKVHVWHALLVKSPSGSAKVTTQDKIAAAQFQEASRLAFAQDFEVWTNKEACLNGLFLPSDGPFMKARIWYKQFYNPRARQQEFLDKCEGVYVPRGAEPYTIEE, from the coding sequence ATGGCTACAACCAAAGATTATAATCTTGGGGAGTTCACCTATCCTCGAGGCTGGTTCATGATTGCCACCTCTGAACAAATTAATACCCACAAACCTGTGGCGTTAACGTTTTTCGGTCGCGAGTTTTGTTTATACCGTGGTCAAGAAAGTGGTAAAGCCATTTTAATGGACGCTTATTGCCCGCACATGAAAACGCATTTAGCGGCGCCTAACGATACCTCATACGTTATCATTGATGGCGGCGGTACGAACATTGAAGGCGACGGTATCCGTTGTCCATATCACGCATGGCGGTTTAACGCCAAAGGCGAGTGTGATGATATCCCATACCACGATGGTCCAATTCCAAAAACGGCGTGTGTAAAAACATGGCCTGTTGAAGAAAGCCTTGGTGCGATCTGGATTTGGCATGATCCTGAAGGTGGTGCGCCAGACTACGATCACCCAACATTAGCGCAATGGGATGAGCCAGATTGGGTTCAGTGGACGTTTGACGATTTAGGTGAGCTAGAGCATCACCCACAAGAAGTCATTGATAATATTTGTGATTATGGTCATTTATCACCAATTCATGGTTCGACCGTACAGCGTTACGAAAACGAATTTAAAGGTGTTTATGCAACGCAACGTCAATGTGGTCCACACCGTACGTTAGTGGGTGAAGACGGCGCAAGTCCAATTTTGCATACCATCACCACCTACAACGGTCCAGGTGTACTGATTTCTGATTTAACTGGTTATTATGAGTCGGTTCTGATGATTTGTCATACCCCTGTAACAGATGGCAAAGTACACGTATGGCATGCATTGTTGGTCAAATCACCATCAGGCAGTGCGAAAGTGACCACCCAAGATAAGATCGCAGCGGCACAGTTCCAAGAAGCAAGTCGCTTAGCATTTGCACAAGATTTTGAAGTGTGGACCAACAAAGAAGCGTGTTTAAACGGTTTGTTCTTACCAAGTGACGGGCCATTTATGAAAGCACGTATTTGGTACAAACAGTTCTATAACCCACGTGCTCGTCAACAAGAGTTCTTGGATAAATGTGAAGGCGTATACGTACCAAGAGGCGCAGAGCCGTATACGATTGAAGAGTAA